One window of Betaproteobacteria bacterium genomic DNA carries:
- a CDS encoding branched-chain amino acid ABC transporter permease: MTGAANLWANRLRTDFRAALAVVVLLALLPAVVTSPYSLGILIVSIYFAMLALGWNLLAGFTGQFSLAPAAFAMLGAYTTALLDYHLKAPLAIGIPAAVIGTALLGLLLGRVVLRLKGPYLALTTLSFAEIARVVVGNSYEFTRGDQGLNVPTLFESRVGYYYLFLAVLLAMLAGLYRLLRGRAGRFWLAIRDDETGAESRGIDVVRYKALAFALSCAICGLAGSLYGTFSQLVSPELGLLMQTGLVISMVVIGGIGTLTGPLVGALLVYLASEWMRGFGNIQMIVFAAVVIVFARFFRTGLWGLATRPRREAAAGGAAGVKP; encoded by the coding sequence ATGACCGGCGCCGCCAACCTCTGGGCCAACCGCCTGCGCACGGACTTCCGCGCCGCTCTCGCGGTGGTGGTCCTGCTGGCCCTCCTGCCGGCGGTGGTGACCTCGCCCTACTCGCTCGGCATTCTCATCGTGAGCATCTACTTCGCAATGCTCGCGCTCGGGTGGAACCTGCTCGCCGGATTCACGGGGCAATTCTCGCTCGCCCCTGCCGCGTTCGCGATGCTGGGCGCCTATACGACCGCGCTCCTCGACTACCACCTGAAGGCGCCGCTCGCCATCGGCATCCCCGCGGCCGTGATCGGAACGGCGCTCCTCGGCCTGCTTCTGGGGCGCGTCGTGCTGCGCCTCAAGGGACCGTACCTCGCCCTCACCACGCTTTCCTTCGCGGAGATCGCGCGTGTCGTGGTCGGCAACTCGTACGAGTTCACGCGCGGTGACCAGGGGCTCAACGTGCCGACGCTGTTCGAGAGCCGCGTCGGCTACTACTACCTGTTCCTCGCCGTGCTGCTCGCGATGCTCGCGGGCCTGTACCGGCTCCTGCGCGGCCGTGCGGGGCGCTTCTGGCTGGCGATCCGCGACGACGAGACGGGGGCGGAGAGCCGCGGCATCGACGTGGTGCGCTACAAGGCGCTCGCCTTCGCACTCTCATGCGCGATCTGCGGGCTCGCCGGTTCACTCTACGGCACCTTCAGCCAGCTCGTGAGCCCGGAGCTGGGCCTGTTGATGCAGACGGGGCTCGTCATCTCGATGGTGGTGATCGGTGGCATCGGCACTCTCACGGGGCCGCTCGTCGGCGCGCTCCTCGTCTACCTCGCCTCGGAATGGATGCGGGGCTTCGGCAACATCCAGATGATCGTCTTCGCGGCGGTCGTGATCGTTTTCGCGCGCTTCTTCCGAACCGGGCTCTGGGGTCTCGCCACCCGCCCGCGGCGCGAGGCGGCGGCAGGCGGCGCCGCGGGAGTCAAGCCGTGA
- a CDS encoding branched-chain amino acid ABC transporter permease produces the protein MLALDLLVNGLIFGLFYALMAVGLAMIFGVLKVVNFAHGEFYMVGAYTYVLLALKLDISPWAALPLAAVAGAGLGWLVERTLMRPLYSGYASWSLMKDEYAVVVTFGLSLLLINVVDKVVGPYPFRGPALIETSRFSLGPVMLNGQKLIAAGLSLALLVGLALFIKRSLWGRQIQAVAQNRLGASLAGIDATRTTSLIFAISGLLAALSGALLAPLINPAPDVGAFPAVKSYVIVVLGGMGSIWGAMAAALLLGVLEAFFAVYVSYDYRDAFGLLILILVLLFRPQGLMGEKGREV, from the coding sequence ATGCTCGCGCTCGACCTCCTCGTGAACGGCCTTATCTTCGGCCTTTTCTACGCGCTGATGGCCGTCGGGCTCGCCATGATCTTCGGCGTGCTCAAGGTGGTGAATTTCGCCCACGGCGAGTTCTACATGGTGGGCGCGTACACCTACGTCCTGCTCGCGCTCAAGCTGGACATCTCTCCGTGGGCTGCGCTGCCGCTCGCGGCCGTCGCGGGCGCTGGCCTTGGCTGGCTCGTCGAACGCACGCTCATGCGCCCGCTCTACTCGGGCTATGCGAGCTGGAGCCTGATGAAGGACGAGTACGCGGTCGTGGTGACGTTCGGCCTGTCGCTACTCCTCATCAATGTCGTGGACAAGGTCGTGGGCCCGTATCCGTTCCGCGGACCGGCGCTCATCGAGACCTCGCGCTTTTCCTTGGGGCCGGTGATGCTCAACGGCCAGAAGCTCATCGCCGCGGGACTCTCGCTCGCCCTCCTCGTGGGCCTCGCGCTCTTCATCAAGCGGTCGCTGTGGGGGCGGCAGATCCAGGCGGTCGCGCAGAACCGTCTCGGCGCCTCGCTCGCCGGCATCGACGCCACCCGGACCACGAGCCTCATCTTCGCGATCTCCGGCCTCCTCGCGGCGCTCTCGGGGGCCCTGCTCGCGCCCCTCATCAACCCCGCGCCGGACGTCGGCGCTTTCCCGGCGGTGAAGTCGTACGTGATCGTGGTGCTCGGCGGCATGGGGTCGATCTGGGGGGCGATGGCGGCGGCGCTGCTGCTCGGCGTGCTGGAGGCTTTTTTCGCGGTGTACGTTTCCTACGACTATCGCGACGCATTCGGCCTGTTGATCCTCATCCTCGTCCTTCTGTTCCGGCCGCAGGGCCTCATGGGCGAGAAGGGGCGCGAGGTATGA
- a CDS encoding amidase: MPDLRDALIGYADWQGYRHAERADAWLARLEMTRPEIDFFRAQSVPDDPPYLPVPVAVAAPDGAAAEWPDRPSGSAEDRASAALARARDHASLAAFTWLPDAVPEARQGWLAGLPVAVKDLMHVAGFPLSGGSAAFERVRSNHDAEVVARLRRAGAAFMGFANLHEFAYGITSDNPHFGRVVNPVAPGRIPGGSSGGSAAAIAAGIVTAALGTDTAGSIRIPAACCGIAGFKPSYDALPRSGVLDLATSLDHVGPMGRSVADCAALFAAMLDLPALPPWNYRDLAGRTVCRLRGYFDEPLDPEVRAAVDEAMAAAAADGAACIEGEVEGAGAAPAIQLMTIAPEAGAVHAERVRSRGHLLGEDVRVRIEAGQFIPGYWYTKAQRLRRRFADAVDAAFGNADVLVCATLRTPAPAVGAGRVAIGGEDHPLHTAVTQLTMPFNLSGLPAISIPWTMSAAGVPIAIQVAGRRGSDWRTLAIARRLEAASPWSRRGAR, from the coding sequence ATGCCCGACCTGAGAGACGCGCTGATCGGATACGCCGATTGGCAGGGCTATCGCCATGCCGAACGCGCCGACGCCTGGCTGGCGCGCCTCGAGATGACGCGGCCCGAGATCGACTTCTTCCGCGCGCAATCCGTCCCGGACGATCCGCCGTACCTGCCCGTGCCGGTCGCCGTCGCTGCGCCCGATGGCGCAGCCGCCGAGTGGCCCGATCGACCTTCCGGATCGGCCGAGGATCGCGCGTCGGCGGCACTCGCCCGCGCGAGGGACCACGCCTCGCTCGCGGCCTTCACGTGGCTTCCCGATGCCGTCCCCGAAGCGAGGCAAGGATGGCTCGCGGGCCTTCCGGTGGCGGTGAAGGACCTCATGCACGTCGCGGGGTTCCCGCTGAGCGGCGGCAGCGCCGCGTTCGAGCGCGTGCGATCGAACCATGATGCGGAGGTGGTCGCCCGCCTGCGGCGCGCGGGCGCCGCGTTCATGGGCTTTGCCAACCTGCACGAATTCGCCTATGGCATCACGAGCGACAACCCGCACTTCGGGCGCGTGGTGAACCCCGTGGCGCCCGGGCGCATTCCGGGCGGGTCGAGCGGCGGGTCGGCGGCGGCCATCGCTGCCGGAATCGTCACCGCAGCGCTCGGCACGGACACCGCCGGTTCGATCAGGATTCCGGCGGCGTGTTGCGGAATCGCCGGGTTCAAGCCGAGCTACGACGCACTTCCGCGCTCGGGCGTGCTCGACCTCGCGACCTCGCTGGACCACGTCGGACCGATGGGCCGGTCGGTGGCCGATTGCGCCGCGCTGTTTGCGGCGATGCTCGACCTGCCCGCGCTTCCCCCCTGGAACTATCGCGACCTGGCCGGCAGGACCGTCTGCCGTCTCAGGGGGTACTTCGACGAGCCGCTCGATCCGGAGGTGCGCGCAGCGGTGGACGAAGCCATGGCCGCCGCCGCCGCGGATGGCGCTGCGTGCATCGAAGGTGAGGTCGAGGGCGCCGGGGCCGCACCGGCCATCCAGCTCATGACGATCGCGCCGGAGGCAGGCGCGGTGCATGCCGAACGCGTGCGCAGCCGCGGCCACCTCCTCGGCGAGGACGTGCGGGTGCGCATCGAGGCCGGACAATTCATCCCCGGCTACTGGTACACGAAAGCGCAGCGCCTGCGCCGCCGCTTCGCGGACGCCGTCGATGCGGCGTTCGGAAACGCGGACGTGCTCGTGTGCGCGACGCTGCGTACGCCGGCGCCCGCCGTGGGCGCGGGCCGCGTGGCCATCGGCGGCGAGGATCATCCCCTGCACACCGCGGTCACGCAGCTCACGATGCCGTTCAATCTCTCGGGGCTCCCGGCGATCTCGATTCCCTGGACGATGTCGGCCGCAGGCGTGCCGATCGCGATCCAGGTGGCCGGCCGGCGGGGAAGCGACTGGCGCACGCTCGCCATCGCGCGCCGGCTCGAGGCAGCCTCGCCCTGGTCGCGGCGCGGCGCGCGATAG
- a CDS encoding ABC transporter substrate-binding protein, translating to MARLAPVALFGALFAAGAAAAADPIAIGISIAQSPPGSVVQGTQVKDGVEIVKDMINAKGGVLGRPIKLIYEDNQGIPEKGRAATEKLITKDKVVAIAGGHQSSVCLAEIEVAHRYGTPYINTNCWSDDVRKKGYAEVFSPGNYNTRVSMAMAETIAAMRVKSVVAFAENTDYGIGQAKLLAEFIKAKAPGTQFKYETLDRAGKDFTPAVLALRANPPEMVVNVMLPPAAYILMNQLYEQGVAPSAKTWSYDGAGIADYPDFWQNVKEAGKSMIAFGLYHPKMPMPKVGKDIAAEYTKRTKAEPNRLIFQAADSLLLVVDAIKQAKSTEPAAIVKALQTMKFEGARGAFQFGRDPGYGFQQWVEIPYVNYQLTEVNQPVSKATLIQGPGMPLDVKKLQRAK from the coding sequence ATGGCGAGGCTTGCCCCCGTTGCTCTGTTCGGCGCCCTGTTCGCTGCAGGCGCCGCCGCCGCAGCCGATCCGATCGCGATCGGCATCAGCATCGCTCAGTCGCCCCCCGGATCGGTCGTCCAGGGCACGCAAGTGAAGGACGGCGTCGAGATCGTGAAGGACATGATCAACGCCAAGGGCGGGGTGCTCGGACGGCCCATCAAACTCATCTACGAGGACAACCAGGGCATTCCCGAGAAGGGACGGGCCGCGACCGAGAAACTGATCACCAAGGACAAGGTGGTGGCCATCGCCGGCGGGCACCAGAGCTCCGTCTGCCTCGCCGAGATCGAGGTGGCGCACCGCTACGGCACCCCGTACATCAACACCAACTGCTGGTCGGACGACGTGCGCAAGAAGGGCTACGCGGAAGTCTTCAGTCCCGGCAACTACAACACGCGCGTCTCGATGGCGATGGCCGAAACGATCGCGGCGATGCGCGTGAAGAGCGTGGTCGCCTTCGCGGAGAACACCGACTACGGTATCGGGCAGGCCAAGCTCCTCGCGGAGTTCATCAAGGCGAAGGCTCCCGGCACCCAGTTCAAGTACGAGACACTCGACCGCGCCGGCAAGGACTTCACGCCGGCCGTGCTCGCGCTGCGCGCCAATCCGCCCGAGATGGTCGTGAACGTCATGCTGCCGCCGGCCGCTTACATCCTCATGAACCAGCTCTACGAGCAGGGAGTGGCGCCGAGCGCGAAGACCTGGTCGTACGACGGGGCGGGCATCGCCGACTATCCGGACTTCTGGCAGAACGTGAAGGAGGCGGGCAAGTCGATGATCGCCTTCGGCCTCTACCATCCGAAGATGCCGATGCCTAAAGTCGGCAAGGACATCGCCGCCGAGTACACGAAGCGCACGAAGGCCGAGCCCAACCGGCTCATCTTCCAGGCGGCCGATTCGCTGCTGCTGGTGGTCGACGCGATCAAGCAGGCCAAGAGCACCGAGCCCGCCGCGATCGTGAAGGCGCTGCAGACGATGAAGTTCGAGGGTGCGCGCGGCGCGTTCCAGTTCGGCCGCGATCCCGGCTACGGCTTCCAGCAGTGGGTCGAGATCCCGTACGTGAACTACCAGCTCACCGAGGTGAACCAGCCGGTGTCGAAAGCGACCCTCATCCAGGGGCCGGGGATGCCGCTGGACGTGAAGAAGCTGCAGAGGGCCAAGTAG